The following nucleotide sequence is from Apium graveolens cultivar Ventura chromosome 4, ASM990537v1, whole genome shotgun sequence.
atatataaatcaagtCCGATTTATAAAATAACTCATAAGAGCCAGTTACTCACAAAAGAAAAAGTTGAAAATTATTATTCTAGTTATGCGATCAAAACAATTAGAAATGTGTGTATAAAAATCAAAagtcatataaaaaaatagaGGAGGTACATACCTATTTTCTGTTAAATTCTTGGGAAAGTGCATAAACCATCTACCGAGGAATCATAAGTTGTAGATGTTAAAATTGAATAAGATAAAattttatatgaaataaaataaaacttttgAACATTTAGAGATAAAAATCTAAATAATTGAAAATAAAATactaaatataaatatatatcaaagaaagaaaaaagaaatgaACATTATTGTTGATAttgatagaaaatacatcctaaagatacattaaatgtcgcattaattacacttgggcttcttTTCCGAAAAGTCCAACACAGACCTGTCTGATCCGAACTCATAGCAGACTCGAGACGACCCATGTAAATAAGGCCCACTAGctgaggtcgtcaaggtccacgagCACAAGctgttcacggactaggcccaatatggctggaagagcagagacacgtgttctaaacggactcaaagtcctacattGAAGGTTCTGGAGCTCCTTTCTCAATAGGAGTCCTAATCATCATCTAAGTTggaggcttgtccaccaagtctcccaacagaagtctaaccctagactcatctctatataaagggctctacccctcaatcTAGAACTATGTTTTTAccttgattctctacaacataGAGATTCGTAGGCATATTGTAAGGATCGATAGTCCCGAAcgcaagagcagccattaaaaCTCGAAGCTCACCAGCCCTAGTATTAAATACTAAAGTGCTCAGGTTTTTattccataacatttggcaccgtctgtgggaagactacaacaaccatggtgaataTACGGAGCGAAAATAATAGTGGAACAGACACTCCTGTTCTACAACGAACAATCGCATCAGCCGTGGAAGTACCATCTTACTCAACTtatgcctccacccaaggaggaaccctgaTAGGGGCAACTGAGGCTCAGCCATAAGGGTcgaatcccccggctcctcaagggaagAATCCTCGATTTTAGCAAATACATGCACATGTGAACTCTCAACCCGTTGGGTGTGAGTACTCGACGAtcgtgaccactaacccccttacGGGATGTCTCTATACCCTAAAGTTGGAGGGAGTGGACACTTTGATAGGGGTGAAGCACAGGGGCAGACGCCCCAATACATATGTGgcttggctcctatcccggaggatcaagaattctctagACCTTATACTGAAAGAGACTTCGAATCATCTGATGATGATGTTGctccaagaaggagacgtgctggaaaATAGCCGATGGCTGATACTGAACAACGCTCCAGGAGCACTCAATGGACGAATCCCCAAGACGTTCatgaaaggatcagggctcatgaagctgagatccaaaggctaaAGCGTGACCTAGAGACACAACTGACTCCAAGACCCCCACTTGCTCCAACATGAAGATGTCCTCCCCCAATCATAGAtctggatggtccaataccaagaagggcaGTTGCCCCAAtggctgatccaagtgatcttatgcccctaggagatcccgatgatccaaacccaccattcactgatgagataatgaatactcacatctcaaggaagttcaagatgcccaccatcaaagcatatgatggtactggagaccctgctaatcatgttaggacgttCTCTAACGCCCTGCTGCAACAGCCCATGAATGATGCTATTATGTGTCtggccttccctcaaaccctatcgggtatggctcaaagatgatACATTCGTTTgtccccaaactctattggatcctttAAGGACTTGTGCCacgcttttattaagcaattcataaGTGGCAGAGTGCACGAGAAGAGTTCAGCCTCTCTCACGGGCATAATCCAAGGAGCAAATGAGTGCCTGAGAGATTATCTAAATCGATTTATGAAGGAGGCTTTAAAGGTCCCTGATCTTGATGATAATGTAGCTATGATAGCCCTACAGCAAGGGACTAGagacgagttctttaagatgtccctgGCTCAGCGCCCTCCCGAAAGTATGCTGTAGTTCCAGGATAGAACcggaaagtatatcaaggtggaggagAGTATGAAGAAGATATCTGTGAATAATGAACCTACTGGATACAAGAAGAGGAAGAAGGATCAGGAGTACGAcgccaaggacaagtatccacGAATTGGCAAAAGCTCTGACTGctcctcttctaagaagaatcagCAACCAAGGTTTGCTGAGTATGCGAGGTTGAacgctccaaggagccaaatccttgtggaaattgagaaggacaaAGAGTTCAAATGGCCGAAGCCACTAAAGGGGACCCCGAGAAAAGATACAAGAGTCGGTactgcaggtttcacaaagatgtcgGTCATGATACAGACGATTGCAGGCAACTCAAGGATGAAATTGAGTATCTGATCTGAAGGGGAAAGTTTGGACGTTTTACCAAGGGTGAAGAGGCCGAAGGCCAAAAGAGAGATAACGATCGAAGAGATGACGATCAGAGGGGTAACAAAAGAGATCGCAACCCACAACCCTGAGGGCCAGTAATCAATATAATCTCAGGGGGACCTACAGCAGTTGGCACTACGAGGAACTCCCGAAAAGCTTATGCAAGAGAAGTAATGAGCATAGTTAAGGAGCCATCTAAGCATTCTAAGTCAGAGATGATGCTTGAATTTGGTGACccagaccttgaaggtttgaaatttcctcaAGATGATCCTCTGGTTATCACTCCAATAATTGGAAATTTTCCTGTTATGAGGGTCCTAGTGGACAATGGAGCTTCCGTGGACATTCTGTTTCATGACACATTCATAAGGATGGGCTATGATGATTCTCAACTAACTGCATACGACGCACCCATCTACGGGTTTAACCATGTGGAATGTAAAGTCGAAGGAGCAATACAACTTCCCGTAACTATCGGGAAAGAGCCCAGGGAGGCCACGCAGATGTTGAACTTTCAGGTTGTCAAGGCAGCCTCTACCTACAATGCTGTCATGGGTAGAACAGGGATCCACACTTTTAAGGCCGTGCCCTCAACCTACCACATGGTACTGAAGTTCCCAACTAGGAACGGTGTTAGAGAAGCAAGAGGAGATCTGAAAAAGACCCGTAGTTGCTATGTTGCAGCACTTAGGCCCGATGGAACCGAAGGGCAGGTCCTccccatagaagacatggatgtcTGAGAGAATGACGAACTACGAGGAAAGCCAGCCGAGGACTTGGTCCCAATTCCCTTAGATCCCTTAGACCCGGAGAAGGTCACGTACATTGTGGCATCTCTGGACAAGCCCTTGAAGGGTCGAGTGATAACTTTCCTCCAAGAAAACAATGATATAATTGCTTGTacagcagctgatatgcctgggatTGACCCGAACCTTATAACTCATAGGTTGAACGTTGATCTAACTCGAAAGGTtgtaaagcaaaagaaaagaacTTATGCCCCTGATAGGCTGGAAGCCATTAAGCAGGAGGTCAAGAAGCTTTTAGAAGCTGGATTTATTGAGGAAGTGCAATATCCTGAATGGTTGGCCAACCCCGTAATGGTTAATAAGGCCAATGGAAAGTGAAGGATGTGCATTGACTTCACTAATTTAAATAATGCATGTCCCAAGGACTATTACcccctaccaaggattgataccaTGATCGATGCCACTGTTGGATATGAGATGCTAAGCTTTATGGATGGCTTCAGTGGTTACAATCAGATtagaatgcataaggatgacacccTCAAGATATCCTTCATAACTGACTTTGGtttattttgttatcttgttacggcttttggacttaagaatgcaggagctacttacCAAAGACTGGTAAACAAGATATTTTCCCATCTaattgggaagaccatggaggtctatgttgatgacatgttagtcaaaagcctaAGCAAGGCCGATCATATTAGCCACCTCAGTGAGGCATTTGAAGTGGTAAGgaaccacaagatgatgttaaacccatCCAAGTGTGCTTTTGGCGTTGTGTCTGGAAATTGTTTGGGTCATATGGTCTCTAAGAAGGGGATAGAGGCCAACCCCGACAAGATCAAATCCATCCTAGACATGGAGTCACCACGCTCCATTAAGGACGTTCAGAAGCTGACTGGAAGAATTGCAGCTCTAcggaggttcatctccaagtctggagacaaatgcctgccctttttaaaaacccttaagaaggtgaagGACTTTGAATGGACAGCGAAGAGCCAAGGGGTCTTTGAACAACTGAAGAAATACATGAATGAAGCCCTGTTGATGGCTAAACCAAGTTCGGAGGACACTCTCTATTTGTACCTCGTGGTATCTAAACAAGCCGTGAGTGCGGTCCTCATGAAGGAAGAGTAGAAGCTCCAAAAGTctgtatactatgtaagcaagGTGGTACATGGAGCAGAGTTAAATTACTTCACCATGGAGAAGTTCGCTCTTGCTCTCATCATAGTCTCAAggaagttgagaccatacttTCAGGCTCACAAGATTAAAGTCCTGACAGACCAACCCTTGAGGAACATTCTTCATAGCCCGAAGGCCAGtggaaggctcatcaagtggGCAATTAAGTTTagagaatttgatatcaagtacAAGCCTCGAACGACCATCAATGCTCAGGCCTTAGCAGACTTCGTGGTCGAATATACTATTAataaccaagaagtcggggggcaagaGATAGTAACCCTAAAAGAAGGAGAGAAGGATGAAGAAACAACTctgaaagaatattgggttcttcATTTTGACAGAGTCTAGTGGCGCAGGCCTAGTATTGCAAAGCCCTGAAGGTCTGTGGACACTCAAGACTTGTAGTTGCTCAAGTTAGTGGGGAGTTTGAGGCCATGGATGATACTATGGCCAAGTACCTGAGAGTCGTAAAGGGAATACTGGCTCAGTTCGATGAATGGTACGCATAAAATGTTCCGAGAGAAGAGAACACTACGGCAGATGCCTTATCTCCTTGTCTGAAATCTAGAACTATCCAAGAAGTATTTACTTCCAGGTCTTGAAGACCCCTACTATTCATGTCATAAATCTAATAGCACCGGTTGGTATGGAAAGCTGCTGGATAGACCCGATCAAAACCCACTTAGAAACTGGGTGGCTCTCCGATGATGCTCAGGAGGCACGTAAGCTGTCGGTTAGAGCAATGAGATACTCATTGATTGAAGGCCTTCTTTACAAAAGGTCCTTAGTTATTCCGTAATTAAATTGATTAAGACCTCTTGAAGCAGGGGAGGCACTTAAAGAAGCCCATGAAgggatttgtggacaacacttgggggcagggccctcgctcacaagataactcggTTGGGGTTCTACTGGCCAACTATGCTAGCCGATGCAAAGGCTTATGTGAAAAAATGTGGCAGGTGCCAGAGGCACGCTCCAATAGTACGACAGCCCCCAGAGAGGCTTGCATCAATCAACATACCCATCTCTTTTGCAATGTGGGGAATGGACATACTTGGACCATTTCCTATAGCATCGGGACAGAGGAAGTTCATTGTGGTAGCAATAGATTACTTTACAAAGTTGATTGAGGCTAAGgcactagccaagataaccaccaagaaAATTGCCCAATTCTTTTGGGAGAATGTGATATGCCGGTATGGAATCCCACGCATCCTTGTCACGGataatgggaaacaatttgataatGCAGAGTTCAGAGAGTACTGCGACGATAACAACATAGAACTTCGCTTCACCTCGGTTGCGCATCCTCAGGCAAACGGGCGAGCGAAAGTTGTTAAcagaatcatccttgatggacttaagaagaGTGTGGAATGCTCGAGAAACACTTGGGTGGATGAGTTGCTGCCTATACTATGGGCATATCGTACCACCTGCAAAGTGACAACTGAAGCTACCCCATTCATGCTGGTTTACAGATCCGAGGCAGTGGTGCCCCTTGAGATCACTCATGCATCCCCTAGGATCGAAGCTTACGAGCCAGAGACCAatgaagaaggcatgaggctcgcCCTCGATCTCATTGAAGAGGCCAGGGATGAGGTCAACGCCCGCAATACAGAGCATCAATGAAGAGCCTCCTTCTATTATATTAGACGGGTTGAAGAAAGGTTCTTTCAACAGGGAGATTTGGTTCTGAGGAAGATTGAGGCATCAGGGGCCCTAACTGGGAAGGACCTTCTAAGGTCAGGAAGACACTGGGACGAAGATCCTACAAGTTAGAGACCCTGAATGGTGATGAAGTGCCCTGTACTTGGCATGCTTCAAAATTGAAGGCTTATTATGACATTCACTACATGATCCTAGTACTTAGTATTAAGTTTTTAAATAAGGTCGATGAAACCATcttatgtaagggttgaaccAGTTTCTTAGAGATATTGtctatttatgcaagtttatttCTATCATCTTGTCTAACAATTTATTGAAGTATGAGCATCAAAGAATgcaagtcccgaaggaccaaatACCGAAAATAAAAGACAAACATGAAATAAAATCAAACAAAGTGCATAAATAAAGATCCCAAAGGATCATAAGTTAAAGTCCTGAAGGATCGATAGGTTACAGACCAATAACATTCAAATAAACAAGTTCTAAAAATCAAAGCCACATACGACATTCAAATCCATGCAAGGCGATATCGTTCACTCATCAGAGGGATCCTCCCCCTCGCCGTCTGAGCCTTCCTTAGAAGAAGAACCACTACTCCCTGGAATCGGCTCCCTAATCTTCCCGCGAAGGGCTGCCCTGGACATGGGCTACCCGGGGGGGCTTTACCTTTAAAGCCAGAACCGGAACCCGTGTGACTAGAGCTCGACTGGGACCTCATGCGAGGAGTCGAGGGCACAGATCCAGAAGCTTGCACGGATGGGTCCATAACAGGTAGCTAGCAGGGGCAAGATAGACGGCTTGGATCGACCACATCCAGCCATACGCCCTGAGGGTCTTTGATTCCCCTATTCCAACCTATTTCCAGGTCAACAGGGCGCATCTCATCATCATGCTCGTCCATCATTGTGGTGAACCTAGTGGATCTGTGATAAGCTCCCTCGAGGTCTTTCCATTCCTTTTTTCCTCTTCTCCTCCGAGCTAGCATATTTCCTCTCCATGATAGCGAGCTTGCCCTCCACCTCGTGAGCCTTAAACTCTCACTCCCCCGCAGAGATAGTCATCTTTTTCATGGAAGCCTGTAATACATTATAGTTGCTTCTCATTTTGACAGGTTGAGTAGAGGACTCCGCAAAATAGGCATTGGACTGACAAAGAATATATGAGTTTGAGTATGAAGGACCGAGCCCCAAGGAGTGATCCCTATAATATTTTCCAAGTTCTAAGAAAAAAAAAACTTAGACAAAAATTTACACAAGGAGAAACATACCTGATAGAGGCCTTGAGCCCCCAGCGTCTCAGCCTCGAGAAACTTCTCACCAGAAGAGACGAATAAGAGGTCGGGAGGAGTAATGCAGTTCTTCGACCACTTAAGGGCAAGGCTCGGGTTACCGAAAACGGAGTCATTGGAAGAGATACCCCATCCGGGCTCGAAAGGGGTCCTGGCACTCCCGTCAAAATCTTTGGTCCTCTTCTGATAAGATCCTGACACCTCAAGGAAGGCAAGGATCTTAGGAATATGGTTGGCCTTCTTAATTGCATCTCTGGCCATCCTGCCCATAACAGTATCGCTCAGCTTGGCTTTAACGTCAAGAGCCTCAACAACTGAAATAAGAAGAAAAGAAAACAGATATTAGAATAAACTTGCATAAAGTAAGGGAAAGCAAAGATAAATACCCTCTATAGAGAGGAAGCTAAGGCTAGCCTCGACAAGCTTGACTTCTGTCATGAACTCCCAATAGGGGATCCTCCCGTCGTCGTCAATAAGGTGGTCTCGGGAAAGAATCTCGGCATCAGAAAGGTTGAAAATGAAGTGAGAACTATCAACTGGGCTACTAAAGTCACGTCTGAAGTATAGCCCCAGTCTCCATCCTTCCACTCAACGACCACAAACTTCTTGTTCCAATTGTGGTTTGAGTCATTGAGGGAACTGGTGTTCAATATTTGAGGAACGTGGGCTCTGTGTTGTATCACAACCTAACCAGGCCGAGTCATAGGAGAAGCCTTCATCATGAAGATACTACGGAACATCATCACACTCAAGGGGATGCCTAAGTCATGACATCTCACTATGAATAGAATGATGAAAGACTACTCGTTAGGGTAAAGCTGGCATGGATGAATCTTGAGTTCATCTAGACGCCTTGGAATGAAAGGGTGCATGGGAAATCTTAGCCTGGAATTAAGGGCCTCCTTGAACACAAACAACCTTTGGTGGAAAAGGTTACAAGCCCTCTCATTTGGCTTAACTTTACGAACCCTTAAGCAATCGGGCCAGGAGTAAATCGACTTAATCTTCTCAACATCCTTCTCACGAAGCATACTTCTGTGATAAAATGCATCGAAATGGAGGGTACGAGGGTACTCATCTGCCCTCTCATCTAACATACTCTTCAAAATGTTAGAACAATGGTTAATGGAGAAGGGGGAGATAAGAGCTATACCTTGAAGGGAGCGAAGAGTAGCCCTCTTGTGCAAAGCTTCCTTCTGGGAGAAAGAGGACTTGATAGCACCTTGTCCGCCAGAAATTCTTGAAGAGCTTGGAGAAAGATAAGATCTTgagagaatttgagaagttgagaattgaaggtgtgaatgaaaatgagcacttctcatcttcttttataggaaTAAGGTCACCTTCTAAATCAGGTCGTAAGTCTGCCTGGTTCGCGCTAACAGGTACCTCATTAAAAGAACACCGGAAATAATGAGGAAGAACGATCAGAAGGAAAGAAAAGACGACATAATAAATGAGAAAAGCGATGCAGGACACCACTTATCGTATCAATCTTCTGAAAAAAGCCTGGCTGAAACTAAATACAAGTCATTAGTCTTAACTAAGGGACGATTATGTTAATCACAATGATTAGCAAAACTGGTAAAGATTAAGACCACAACTTACATGCGGGGAAACTCCGGCCTACCAGCCaataaatggaggccttttggcctaccaggagcctccgtatcagagccatgacaaCCACAACTTACATGCGGGGAAGCTCAGGC
It contains:
- the LOC141719086 gene encoding uncharacterized protein LOC141719086, which codes for MLVKSLSKADHISHLSEAFEVVRNHKMMLNPSKCAFGVVSGNCLGHMVSKKGIEANPDKIKSILDMESPRSIKDVQKLTGRIAALRRLVVAQVSGEFEAMDDTMAKYLRVVKGILAQFDEWCQRHAPIVRQPPERLASINIPISFAMWGMDILGPFPIASGQRKFIVVAIDYFTKLIEAKALAKITTKKIAQFFWENVICRYGIPRILVTDNGKQFDNAEFREYCDDNNIELRFTSVAHPQANGRAKVVNRIILDGLKKSVECSRNTWVDELLPILWAYRTTCKVTTEATPFMLVYRSEAVVPLEITHASPRIEAYEPETNEEGMRLALDLIEEARDEGDLVLRKIEASGALTGKDLLRSGRHWDEDPTS